A region of uncultured Carboxylicivirga sp. DNA encodes the following proteins:
- a CDS encoding hotdog domain-containing protein, with product MQSKPLKITDNLFSKKLNEGSFFEKEIKVSDKDLATKLGTAHIELVSTSSLIAYLEQCCAEMADEYLLDGLVTVSAEVNFKHLHPVKTGETIYCRSILKFIDTNKLFFDIVVTNAKEISIGIGAHERYIVDRKSFLGEVK from the coding sequence ATGCAATCAAAGCCACTAAAAATAACAGACAATCTATTCTCAAAGAAACTGAATGAAGGAAGTTTTTTTGAAAAAGAGATTAAGGTTTCAGACAAAGATTTAGCCACAAAGTTGGGCACCGCTCATATTGAGCTTGTGTCCACATCATCACTTATTGCCTATTTAGAGCAATGCTGTGCAGAAATGGCTGATGAATATCTTCTTGATGGTTTGGTAACAGTTAGTGCAGAAGTAAACTTCAAACATCTTCACCCAGTTAAAACTGGCGAAACCATTTATTGCAGAAGCATCCTTAAATTTATAGATACAAACAAGCTTTTCTTTGATATAGTAGTTACCAATGCGAAAGAAATTTCGATAGGTATTGGTGCACATGAAAGATATATTGTTGACCGAAAGAGTTTTCTAGGAGAAGTTAAGTAA
- a CDS encoding DUF2179 domain-containing protein → MLFSDSTFYTYVAIPLLIFMARVADVTIGTIRIVFVSKGMKLWAPVLGFFEILIWLMAMSKIFENLDNWLYFVAYAGGFAMGNFVGLKIEERLALGYINIRIITQKSGSELMDKLTSAGYGITYMDAEGSRGPVHVIYCVAKRKEIVKITDIIKQYNPKAFFTLEDIRFANSGVFPIKSVIKRNPIPLRKAK, encoded by the coding sequence ATGCTATTTTCTGACAGTACATTCTACACATATGTAGCCATTCCACTACTGATTTTTATGGCCCGTGTTGCCGATGTAACCATAGGTACAATTCGTATTGTATTTGTTTCCAAAGGAATGAAATTATGGGCTCCGGTTCTTGGATTTTTTGAAATCCTGATCTGGTTAATGGCGATGAGTAAAATCTTCGAAAATCTGGATAACTGGCTTTATTTTGTTGCCTATGCCGGTGGATTTGCAATGGGAAATTTTGTAGGTCTGAAAATTGAAGAACGTCTGGCACTGGGATATATCAATATTCGAATCATTACTCAGAAGTCGGGTAGCGAATTAATGGATAAATTAACATCAGCCGGATATGGTATTACATATATGGACGCAGAAGGCAGTCGTGGTCCAGTTCATGTTATTTATTGCGTTGCGAAACGGAAAGAAATTGTAAAAATTACAGATATTATTAAACAATACAACCCTAAGGCTTTCTTCACACTCGAAGATATTCGATTTGCGAATTCAGGCGTATTTCCGATTAAATCGGTTATAAAACGTAACCCGATACCTTTAAGAAAAGCAAAATAA
- a CDS encoding exonuclease domain-containing protein, producing the protein MYVIVDIETTGGNMNNGKITEIAIYRHDGEKIVDEFISLVNPECIIPPFISSLTGITNEMVESAPPFYALAKDIVNICKDAVFIAHNVGFDYNFIKHEFKSLGYNFDMPSMCTVKLSRKFLPGHNSYSLGNLCDDLGISISARHRAAGDALATVKLFELLLEKNNGLINPDDPYTAFSADGLHPNLTIDIIKTLPNETGVYYLHDEEGDLIYIGKSTKIRNRIITHMGNPKTKKGIEMKMKTADISFHLTGSELIALLKESQEIKEEKPRYNRAQRRARNQMGLYHYQDRKGYLRLILKPNTGVDIPDCTFESMKEGREQLFKWIDEYELCQQLCGLYEGQNGCFQYQLKTCKGACVGEEQPEQYNSRVLQLMSRLSYGHNNLVILDKGRTPDELGVIIIENGRYLGYGYIYEDTTVSNPREFKEHIIRYDDNRDTRLIIGNYLRQKKYKKLITY; encoded by the coding sequence ATGTACGTCATCGTAGATATTGAAACAACCGGTGGAAATATGAATAACGGTAAAATTACCGAAATAGCAATTTACCGGCATGATGGAGAAAAGATTGTTGATGAGTTTATTAGCCTGGTTAATCCGGAATGTATAATTCCTCCTTTTATTTCATCTTTAACAGGTATTACCAATGAAATGGTTGAGTCGGCTCCTCCGTTTTATGCTCTGGCAAAGGATATCGTAAATATTTGCAAGGATGCTGTTTTTATAGCTCATAATGTGGGTTTCGACTATAACTTTATTAAACACGAGTTTAAAAGTCTGGGTTACAATTTCGATATGCCATCAATGTGTACCGTTAAGTTATCTAGAAAATTCCTGCCTGGCCATAATTCGTATAGTTTAGGTAATTTATGTGATGATTTAGGTATTTCTATTTCTGCACGTCATAGGGCTGCTGGTGATGCCTTGGCAACCGTTAAATTATTTGAGTTATTACTGGAGAAAAACAATGGATTAATTAATCCTGATGATCCTTATACTGCATTTTCTGCAGATGGTTTACATCCAAATTTAACCATAGATATTATAAAAACGTTGCCTAACGAAACGGGTGTTTATTATTTGCATGACGAGGAGGGGGATTTGATTTATATTGGAAAAAGTACCAAGATTCGCAATCGAATTATCACTCATATGGGCAATCCCAAGACAAAAAAAGGGATTGAGATGAAAATGAAAACGGCTGATATTAGTTTTCATTTAACAGGTAGTGAATTGATTGCACTTTTGAAAGAATCGCAAGAGATAAAGGAAGAAAAGCCAAGATATAATAGAGCTCAACGTCGTGCCCGGAATCAAATGGGGTTGTATCATTATCAGGATCGAAAGGGGTACTTAAGATTGATTTTAAAACCAAATACAGGTGTTGATATCCCTGATTGTACTTTTGAAAGTATGAAAGAAGGGCGTGAGCAACTCTTTAAGTGGATTGATGAATACGAACTTTGCCAGCAGCTTTGTGGGTTGTATGAAGGACAAAACGGTTGTTTTCAGTATCAGTTAAAAACATGTAAGGGCGCCTGTGTAGGAGAGGAACAGCCAGAACAATATAACTCCAGAGTCTTGCAATTAATGTCCAGGTTATCATATGGACATAATAATCTAGTTATACTTGATAAAGGCCGCACTCCTGATGAATTGGGTGTAATTATCATTGAAAATGGTAGGTATCTTGGATACGGTTATATATATGAGGATACAACAGTTTCAAATCCTCGTGAATTTAAAGAGCATATTATCCGGTATGACGACAATCGCGATACAAGACTCATCATTGGAAATTATTTACGCCAAAAAAAGTATAAGAAGTTGATAACTTATTAG
- a CDS encoding YihY/virulence factor BrkB family protein has product MKNLLSKIIHYLSEEIWRVRADDTTKRQFFLIRTARILYLAIKGFINDNCQQKASALTFYSLLSVVPVAAMVFGIAKGFGFDERVRDLLANKLEGQEEVLKFVTDFALNYLEKTPGGEIAGIGLVVLFWSIMKVFGNIENSFNDIWEVKHARSFIRKFSDYISLMLVGILLMISSSGMIVFVTKQLKNYGYESMVGPKMMLLLSYVLIWIVFTFLHHIMPNTRVKFRSALFGGIISGTLFQLLQFGYIHFQSIVTSYNAIYGSFAALPLFLFWLQASWLIVLLGAEMSFAYQNANTFEFDADTRRVSYEYKRLITLMVVADVVKRFEKGESAPSNVLLSVELRLPIRLINEVLFELVDSRVFSEIAVDDTKETVYQPAFDINKLTVMKILHMIEARGSRDLHFEETKSLSRLQNILDDFNKKLVDSQDNILIKDL; this is encoded by the coding sequence ATGAAAAATTTACTGTCGAAAATAATTCATTACCTCAGTGAGGAAATTTGGCGTGTAAGAGCCGATGATACCACCAAACGACAGTTTTTTCTTATTCGCACTGCCAGAATATTATATTTAGCCATTAAAGGCTTTATAAACGATAATTGTCAGCAGAAGGCATCAGCATTAACATTCTATTCTTTATTATCAGTAGTTCCTGTAGCTGCAATGGTATTTGGAATTGCCAAAGGTTTTGGCTTTGATGAAAGAGTCAGGGATTTATTAGCTAATAAACTGGAAGGACAGGAAGAAGTGTTGAAATTTGTTACAGATTTTGCGCTTAATTATCTTGAAAAGACTCCTGGTGGTGAAATAGCAGGGATTGGACTGGTTGTGTTATTTTGGTCAATTATGAAGGTTTTTGGCAATATTGAAAATTCCTTTAATGATATTTGGGAAGTTAAGCATGCCAGAAGCTTTATCAGAAAATTCAGTGATTATATTTCATTAATGCTGGTAGGTATCTTATTAATGATATCAAGTAGTGGTATGATTGTTTTTGTAACCAAACAACTCAAAAATTATGGTTATGAAAGCATGGTTGGTCCTAAAATGATGCTACTATTATCTTATGTGTTAATCTGGATTGTTTTCACCTTTTTGCATCATATAATGCCCAATACAAGAGTGAAGTTTCGTTCGGCTTTATTTGGTGGAATAATTTCTGGAACCTTGTTTCAACTCTTACAGTTTGGTTATATACATTTTCAGAGTATAGTTACCAGTTATAATGCCATTTATGGTAGTTTCGCTGCTCTACCCTTGTTTTTATTCTGGTTACAGGCCAGTTGGTTAATAGTGTTGTTGGGTGCCGAAATGTCATTTGCTTATCAGAATGCCAACACATTTGAGTTCGATGCCGATACACGCAGGGTTAGTTACGAATATAAACGACTAATTACCTTAATGGTAGTGGCAGATGTTGTAAAGCGATTCGAAAAAGGAGAAAGTGCTCCCTCTAACGTTCTTTTATCTGTTGAACTGCGCTTACCAATCAGATTAATTAATGAAGTACTTTTTGAATTGGTAGATAGCCGGGTTTTTTCTGAAATAGCAGTTGATGATACCAAGGAAACCGTTTATCAACCTGCTTTTGATATTAATAAACTCACAGTAATGAAAATTCTTCATATGATTGAAGCCAGAGGAAGTAGGGATCTGCATTTTGAAGAAACCAAGAGTTTGAGTCGATTACAAAATATACTGGACGACTTTAATAAGAAACTGGTAGATAGTCAGGATAATATTCTAATTAAGGATTTATAA
- a CDS encoding SPOR domain-containing protein: MKLKLLLIIAAIMVSTSYGVAEDIAYLRTNKKIIRMDKAEAPYWAIQIIALKNPPGVASFFQAIDVAREYVCLDGFVRYTVGEFNSYEEAKSNLAAIKAMGYDQAFVVNTAQYKMSEDQPQTDRSGNAKIDPNKTYTVQLSAFRFPVYLSHFENLDNVMEFRMKDKIFRYCVGKFPGTEAREELQKIKDMGYKGAFLVELDKYLPFKIE, translated from the coding sequence ATGAAACTCAAATTATTACTAATAATAGCTGCAATAATGGTTAGCACTTCATATGGTGTTGCCGAAGATATTGCTTATTTGAGGACCAATAAAAAGATAATTAGAATGGATAAGGCAGAAGCGCCTTATTGGGCCATTCAGATTATTGCATTGAAAAATCCTCCGGGAGTAGCATCTTTCTTTCAGGCAATTGATGTAGCTCGTGAATATGTATGCTTAGACGGTTTTGTTCGATATACTGTTGGAGAGTTTAATAGCTACGAAGAAGCAAAAAGTAATCTAGCAGCAATCAAAGCAATGGGATACGACCAGGCTTTTGTTGTCAATACTGCACAATATAAAATGTCAGAAGATCAGCCACAGACTGACAGGTCTGGAAATGCAAAAATTGATCCGAATAAAACCTACACAGTGCAATTAAGTGCATTCCGGTTTCCAGTTTATCTGAGTCACTTTGAGAATTTAGATAATGTAATGGAATTCAGAATGAAAGATAAGATCTTTAGATACTGTGTTGGTAAATTTCCGGGAACGGAAGCCCGAGAAGAATTACAGAAAATTAAAGATATGGGTTATAAAGGGGCCTTTCTGGTTGAACTGGATAAATATTTACCCTTTAAAATCGAATAA
- a CDS encoding OmpA family protein, translating to MKHTPDDRIKLMLPNYFLAMIPNIKTSVLLGLMLLAQMVSAQRTELKRADNLYENQDYYQALEYFNAAVEKGDNSTETKLKITRCYFNLKDIQTAFDMYLGMESDITNEVDMVNYASCYQQQGGYEVAIEWYNKAKKAGANPIGMDELIKACNWANENMVFNQDVRVNPADLLIGGQSFGIQFYKDEVVYSGEKEEESKKIDNTGKGFLNLFSSKYIDGEIQEGSKSFSSNLEYDFHVGATSFTSDFKRIYYTKVVKIKGGSRIKIFTSEYNGSDWVNEKELSVNSNDFDIGYPAVSNDDKYLFFTSSQRGGFGGQDIYKAKIKANGDVDRPENAGREVNTYGNEKWPFISKDGDLYFASDGHMGFGGLDIFKAEYVDGKYTNVTNLGQPINSGKDDFGFVLDPTDSKRGFLSSNRIGSGSSDGIFVMLPIDSSKEEEKETIPVFDEMAVEEEPVIETTVVETVTQPETDNTDSGTDLSAYPKAFASVLTSTFKGDPIEGAQVVIKDANTGEMVASAYTDANGKVNIIIPDEFKNDNQEFEIELSKGEEFNAKRMIVHIMEINDINNNGLSLTPIFDDASLNEIGKFVIPYKGDQITEEGQQVLDKLAAYLLMNPNVVVKLNGHTEARGNKYKNLDISQTAAEAAEKYLMMKGVNDENMIPRGYGERYLLNKCKRGVYCDESEHLSNRRIEVVVWKYLN from the coding sequence ATGAAACATACACCTGACGATAGAATAAAATTAATGTTGCCTAATTATTTTTTAGCTATGATACCTAACATTAAAACATCCGTGCTTTTGGGTTTGATGCTACTGGCACAGATGGTAAGCGCTCAACGTACCGAACTCAAGCGCGCTGACAATTTGTATGAAAATCAGGATTATTATCAAGCCCTGGAATATTTTAATGCAGCCGTTGAGAAAGGTGATAATAGTACGGAAACGAAGCTAAAAATTACACGATGCTACTTTAATCTGAAAGATATACAGACTGCATTTGATATGTATTTGGGTATGGAGTCAGATATTACTAATGAGGTAGATATGGTGAATTATGCTTCTTGTTATCAGCAACAGGGTGGTTACGAAGTTGCAATTGAATGGTATAATAAAGCTAAAAAGGCTGGAGCTAATCCAATTGGTATGGATGAGTTGATCAAGGCTTGTAACTGGGCGAATGAAAATATGGTTTTTAATCAGGATGTTAGGGTTAATCCTGCCGACTTATTGATTGGAGGTCAGTCGTTTGGTATTCAGTTTTATAAAGATGAAGTAGTATATTCAGGTGAGAAAGAAGAAGAATCAAAAAAGATAGATAATACAGGTAAAGGTTTCCTTAATTTATTCTCATCAAAATATATTGATGGTGAAATTCAGGAAGGAAGTAAATCTTTTTCAAGTAATCTAGAGTATGATTTTCATGTGGGTGCAACTTCATTTACAAGTGATTTCAAAAGAATCTATTATACTAAAGTAGTTAAGATTAAAGGAGGAAGCCGAATTAAAATATTTACTTCGGAATACAATGGAAGTGATTGGGTTAATGAAAAGGAATTGAGTGTCAATTCAAATGATTTTGATATAGGTTATCCTGCAGTATCTAATGATGATAAATATTTATTTTTTACATCAAGCCAACGTGGTGGATTTGGAGGTCAGGATATTTATAAGGCCAAAATTAAAGCTAATGGAGATGTTGATCGTCCTGAAAACGCTGGTCGTGAAGTAAATACTTATGGAAATGAAAAATGGCCTTTTATCAGTAAAGATGGAGATCTGTATTTTGCTTCTGATGGTCATATGGGCTTTGGTGGATTAGATATCTTTAAAGCAGAATATGTAGATGGCAAGTATACGAATGTAACCAATTTGGGACAACCTATAAACAGTGGTAAGGACGATTTTGGTTTCGTATTGGATCCAACTGACAGTAAGAGAGGTTTCTTATCAAGTAACAGAATTGGTTCAGGTAGTTCTGATGGTATTTTCGTAATGTTACCTATTGATTCATCTAAGGAAGAGGAAAAAGAAACAATTCCTGTTTTCGATGAAATGGCTGTTGAAGAAGAACCAGTGATTGAAACAACTGTTGTGGAAACTGTTACACAACCAGAAACAGATAATACTGATTCAGGAACTGATTTATCAGCATATCCAAAAGCATTTGCTAGTGTCTTAACATCAACTTTTAAAGGTGATCCTATAGAGGGTGCTCAGGTTGTTATTAAAGATGCCAATACGGGTGAGATGGTAGCTTCGGCATATACAGATGCTAACGGTAAAGTGAATATTATTATTCCTGATGAATTCAAGAATGATAATCAGGAATTTGAAATAGAATTGTCAAAAGGAGAAGAGTTTAATGCCAAGAGAATGATAGTTCATATCATGGAAATTAATGACATTAATAATAATGGATTATCTTTAACTCCAATATTTGATGATGCATCATTAAATGAGATTGGTAAATTTGTTATTCCTTATAAAGGTGACCAGATTACAGAAGAAGGACAACAGGTATTAGATAAGTTGGCAGCTTATTTATTAATGAATCCAAATGTTGTCGTGAAATTAAATGGTCATACTGAAGCCAGAGGTAACAAATATAAAAATCTTGATATCTCGCAAACTGCTGCAGAGGCAGCTGAAAAATACCTGATGATGAAAGGTGTTAATGATGAAAATATGATTCCGCGTGGATACGGTGAAAGATATTTACTAAATAAGTGTAAGCGTGGTGTGTATTGCGATGAAAGTGAACATCTGAGCAACCGACGTATTGAGGTTGTTGTATGGAAATATCTTAACTAA
- a CDS encoding type IX secretion system membrane protein PorP/SprF, with amino-acid sequence MMKYIFPILLILCFAVGANGQDQAQYNHYIGNQGILNPAYNGTRDIISGLIVHRNQWLGMKNAPMNEAINVHGPIEDTNLGVGAIITNDRIGFTNTFEFMGAASYKIQLDRRDKFLSFGLQLGVTSNVYDGTKAITIDPNDPVYQGKETNFGFNAGVGAYFFAKDYFAGFSIPRLFNPQFDQDKLHFKNTFNYKNMHAYWYGGYIFDWGEVKVKPTALIRTVIGAPLTFDVSANVLFAEQVWVGLSYRSISEVVFLTEYIINRQFTVRYSFDYSISPLNTYGKYGTHEIGIQFDFSFNKRPGMRSIRYF; translated from the coding sequence ATGATGAAATACATATTTCCCATATTATTGATTTTGTGCTTTGCTGTTGGAGCAAATGGACAGGATCAGGCTCAATATAACCACTATATTGGTAATCAAGGTATATTGAACCCTGCATATAACGGTACGCGTGATATAATAAGTGGTTTGATTGTCCATCGTAACCAATGGTTAGGAATGAAGAATGCTCCAATGAATGAAGCAATAAATGTTCATGGACCCATTGAAGATACCAATTTAGGAGTTGGTGCTATCATTACTAACGATAGGATAGGTTTTACCAATACTTTCGAGTTTATGGGAGCTGCATCTTATAAAATTCAGTTGGACCGACGTGATAAATTTTTATCATTTGGATTACAATTGGGTGTTACATCCAATGTTTATGATGGTACAAAGGCTATTACAATTGATCCTAATGATCCGGTTTATCAGGGTAAGGAAACTAATTTTGGATTCAATGCCGGGGTCGGTGCTTATTTCTTTGCAAAAGACTATTTTGCAGGTTTTTCGATACCTCGTCTTTTTAATCCTCAATTTGATCAGGATAAATTACATTTTAAAAACACCTTTAATTACAAAAATATGCATGCCTACTGGTATGGAGGTTATATTTTTGATTGGGGTGAAGTAAAGGTAAAACCAACTGCCTTAATCAGAACCGTAATTGGTGCTCCACTTACTTTTGATGTATCTGCCAATGTTCTGTTTGCAGAACAGGTGTGGGTAGGTTTATCCTATAGAAGTATTTCTGAAGTTGTATTCTTAACTGAATATATTATTAATCGACAATTTACAGTACGATATTCATTCGATTATTCCATATCACCATTAAATACGTATGGAAAATACGGTACGCATGAAATAGGTATCCAGTTTGATTTCTCTTTCAATAAGCGTCCTGGAATGCGTTCAATCAGGTATTTCTAA